The following are encoded in a window of Paenibacillus polymyxa genomic DNA:
- the argB gene encoding acetylglutamate kinase, with amino-acid sequence MQSAVEHADQANHAGVARRNFVMKCGGSTLAALPDSFFEDLARLQSEGLQPVIVHGGGPAISDNLAKLGIETEFIHGLRKTTEPVLDVVEMVLAGSINKQIVRRIGMHGGRALGLSGSDGYLIEAKPVSNAAEVGWVGEVTSVQASIITGVLDMDYMPVIAPIGIDRSGQRYNINADTAAGAVASHLGVSRMIVVTDVPGILKKYGGEKKVLDSITVQEIEDMISTGEIYGGMIPKVRAAIACIHGKVKEVVIVNGSEPQVLSRVLGGESIGTRIVRMQ; translated from the coding sequence ATGCAATCGGCAGTGGAACACGCGGATCAAGCGAATCATGCGGGAGTGGCACGTCGTAATTTTGTGATGAAATGCGGAGGAAGTACGCTGGCTGCGTTACCTGATTCCTTTTTTGAAGATTTGGCGCGTTTGCAGTCGGAAGGTCTTCAACCTGTCATTGTACATGGCGGTGGCCCTGCGATTTCCGATAACTTGGCAAAGCTGGGGATCGAAACAGAGTTTATTCATGGATTACGCAAAACGACCGAACCCGTGCTGGATGTCGTGGAAATGGTACTGGCAGGCAGTATTAACAAGCAGATTGTACGTAGAATAGGGATGCATGGGGGCCGAGCGTTGGGGTTGTCAGGCAGTGATGGCTATTTAATCGAAGCCAAGCCTGTGTCGAACGCCGCTGAGGTCGGTTGGGTCGGAGAGGTAACATCCGTTCAAGCCTCTATTATTACAGGTGTACTGGATATGGACTATATGCCTGTTATTGCACCCATCGGGATTGATCGATCTGGTCAGCGTTACAACATTAATGCAGATACAGCGGCGGGTGCGGTAGCCTCTCATCTGGGGGTCAGTCGGATGATCGTCGTTACAGATGTACCAGGCATATTGAAGAAGTATGGCGGAGAAAAGAAAGTGCTGGATTCTATCACCGTACAGGAGATTGAGGATATGATCAGCACAGGTGAAATATATGGTGGTATGATCCCGAAAGTGAGAGCGGCTATTGCCTGTATCCACGGCAAAGTGAAGGAAGTCGTCATTGTGAACGGTAGCGAACCGCAGGTACTAAGCCGTGTGCTGGGCGGAGAATCAATTGGAACACGCATCGTGCGTATGCAGTAA